A single Parabacteroides timonensis DNA region contains:
- a CDS encoding MFS transporter: MKQTLKENGGLPPLILWTLSIVAGISVANLYYNQPLLNMIRQDLDVSEFTTNLIAMITQVGYALGLLFVVPLADMYKRKTIIITNFTILTVSLLSIALAPNIQIILIASLFTGICSMIPQIFIPIAALYSKPENKGRNVGLVVSGLLSGILVSRVISGLVGDLFGWREMYYIAAGLMVVCGIVVITVLPDIQPTFKGKYSELMKSLFSLLKEFPSLKIYAIRSGFAFGSFLAMWSCLAFKMGQAPFFANSDVVGMLGLCGVAGALSASLVGKYVKKVGVRRFNFWGCGLILFSWLLLYWGGNYYTSIIIGIIIIDIGMQCIQLSNQSSIFELCPSASNRVNTIFMTTYFIGGSLGTFFSGTAWQMFGWAGTAGVGVLLCCASLSVTLLAKEER, translated from the coding sequence ATGAAACAAACATTGAAAGAAAACGGAGGCCTTCCTCCATTGATATTATGGACATTATCTATTGTAGCCGGCATTTCGGTAGCCAATCTTTACTATAATCAGCCACTTCTGAACATGATACGTCAGGATCTCGACGTATCCGAATTTACCACCAATCTGATTGCTATGATTACACAGGTTGGTTATGCATTGGGGTTATTGTTCGTTGTGCCATTGGCTGATATGTATAAACGTAAAACGATCATTATTACGAACTTCACTATCCTGACCGTATCATTGCTAAGTATTGCTTTGGCTCCCAATATTCAGATCATTCTTATTGCATCCTTGTTTACAGGGATCTGTTCAATGATACCGCAAATATTTATTCCTATAGCAGCTCTTTACTCCAAACCGGAAAATAAGGGACGAAATGTAGGGTTGGTCGTTTCCGGATTGCTTTCCGGAATATTGGTATCGAGGGTAATAAGTGGGCTGGTCGGTGACCTGTTTGGTTGGCGGGAAATGTATTATATTGCTGCTGGCCTGATGGTTGTATGTGGTATTGTTGTAATTACGGTTCTGCCTGATATACAACCTACTTTTAAAGGGAAATACTCGGAACTTATGAAATCCTTGTTTTCGCTGTTGAAAGAATTCCCTTCCCTGAAGATTTATGCAATCCGGTCCGGGTTCGCATTCGGTTCTTTTCTGGCCATGTGGTCGTGCCTGGCGTTTAAGATGGGACAGGCTCCTTTTTTTGCAAATAGCGATGTCGTCGGGATGTTGGGACTTTGCGGAGTAGCCGGGGCTTTATCGGCTTCACTTGTAGGAAAATATGTAAAAAAAGTGGGTGTCAGGCGTTTTAATTTCTGGGGATGCGGGTTGATCCTGTTTTCCTGGTTATTGCTTTATTGGGGTGGAAACTATTATACTTCTATTATAATAGGTATAATTATTATCGATATAGGTATGCAATGTATCCAGTTAAGTAACCAATCAAGTATTTTTGAATTATGTCCGTCTGCCTCAAACCGGGTCAATACAATCTTTATGACAACTTATTTTATAGGAGGTTCGTTAGGCACATTCTTTTCCGGTACGGCTTGGCAGATGTTCGGTTGGGCAGGAACAGCCGGCGTTGGAGTATTACTATGTTGCGCCTCTTTAAGTGTGACTCTGCTGGCGAAGGAAGAAAGATGA
- a CDS encoding MgtC/SapB family protein, producing MLDQINEILQNTTITPATAAVKLFVSFLLGAVIGIERQFRRREAGMRTFTLICMGSAAAMLISIWIPQCYPDFLNGDPGRIAAQVLTGIGFLGAGAIMQSHGSIHGLTTAACIWVVAVIGLAVGAGMYIPALIGTGLTLVILVSLERLERRMFLNGVNKILTIICTTSTPDLKAVRKILEGKNIYIVSVSFESMYEQNKAIITYKVNVKAQSSYMNLFSEIRTLGYVSQIRLMA from the coding sequence ATGCTTGATCAAATTAACGAGATACTCCAAAATACAACTATTACACCGGCTACTGCGGCTGTAAAACTATTTGTCAGCTTTTTGCTGGGGGCTGTTATTGGTATAGAACGCCAGTTTCGTCGTCGTGAGGCAGGAATGCGCACCTTTACCTTGATTTGTATGGGATCAGCGGCAGCCATGCTTATTTCCATCTGGATACCTCAATGTTATCCTGACTTTCTGAATGGAGATCCGGGACGTATTGCCGCACAAGTACTTACCGGAATCGGCTTCTTGGGAGCAGGCGCTATTATGCAGAGTCACGGAAGTATTCACGGACTGACTACAGCGGCTTGTATCTGGGTCGTTGCAGTTATCGGACTGGCTGTAGGAGCAGGGATGTATATTCCGGCATTAATCGGTACGGGCTTGACACTTGTTATATTAGTCAGCCTGGAAAGACTTGAAAGAAGGATGTTCCTGAACGGTGTAAACAAAATACTGACAATTATTTGTACAACATCGACCCCGGATTTGAAAGCAGTCCGTAAAATACTGGAAGGAAAAAACATTTATATCGTAAGTGTTTCGTTTGAATCTATGTATGAGCAGAATAAGGCGATCATTACCTATAAAGTAAATGTTAAGGCACAGTCTTCTTACATGAATTTATTTAGTGAGATAAGAACCTTGGGATATGTTTCTCAAATAAGATTGATGGCCTAA
- a CDS encoding C-GCAxxG-C-C family protein gives MKDFDIEERAKSAVQNFESGYNCAQSVFLAYSDVFELDLNMAKKMSVSFGGGVGRMREVCGTVSAMAMLAGFKYPVLDQNDQEARTKNYAMVQKMSNIFKEKHGTIICRSLLPEAQANQTAPAPSERTKEYYAKRPCSKYVADAARIAGRMLKDELD, from the coding sequence ATGAAAGATTTTGATATTGAAGAGCGGGCAAAAAGCGCTGTTCAGAACTTTGAATCGGGATACAACTGCGCACAGTCTGTATTCCTGGCCTATTCGGATGTTTTCGAACTGGATCTGAATATGGCAAAAAAAATGTCTGTCTCTTTCGGTGGCGGTGTAGGCCGGATGCGGGAAGTATGTGGAACGGTAAGTGCTATGGCTATGCTAGCCGGGTTTAAATATCCTGTATTGGACCAGAATGACCAGGAAGCCAGAACAAAGAATTATGCAATGGTGCAGAAAATGTCTAACATTTTCAAGGAAAAACATGGTACGATTATTTGCCGCAGTCTTTTGCCCGAGGCTCAAGCCAACCAGACAGCTCCTGCCCCTTCCGAAAGAACAAAAGAATATTATGCCAAACGTCCTTGCAGCAAATATGTGGCTGATGCAGCCCGGATAGCAGGACGAATGCTGAAAGATGAATTGGATTGA
- a CDS encoding Dabb family protein → MIRHIVMFKLTEFATPADKQAKMQEIKTGLEALIDKIDILRMIRVDFNVNPEETWDVILTTELDSLEDVKTYANHPEHVAVSKGIIGPVKADRACVDYEY, encoded by the coding sequence ATGATAAGACACATTGTAATGTTTAAACTGACAGAGTTTGCAACTCCGGCCGACAAACAGGCTAAAATGCAGGAAATTAAAACTGGTTTGGAAGCTTTGATCGACAAGATCGACATATTACGTATGATCCGTGTCGATTTTAATGTAAATCCGGAAGAAACATGGGACGTTATCCTTACAACGGAACTCGATTCACTGGAGGATGTGAAGACATACGCAAACCACCCCGAACACGTAGCAGTATCAAAGGGTATTATCGGTCCGGTAAAAGCAGACAGAGCTTGTGTTGACTACGAGTATTAA
- the serB gene encoding phosphoserine phosphatase SerB — protein MGLKDEIILININGADRPGVTAALTEILAKNNAVILDIGQADIHNNLSLGILFQSCGGNSGDILKELLFKSYELDVNIRFNPITEEEYSKWVNMQGKNRYIITILGRMLTAKQIAGVTRIVADQGMNIDDIKRLTGRIPLDENSRTPKASVEFSVRGTPRDKELMKAEFMKLSSEQVMDISFQEESMYRRMRRLICFDMDSTLIETEVIDELAIRAGVGDEVKAITESAMRGEIDFSESFRQRCALLKGLDVSVMQDIAENLPITEGVDRLMRILKKVGFKIAILSGGFTYFGNYLKQKYNIDYVYANELEVVDGKLTGRHIGDIVDGKRKAELLRLIAQVENVDIRQTVAVGDGANDLPMISIAGLGIAFHAKPKVKATAKQSISTIGLDGILYFLGYKDSYLEEQM, from the coding sequence ATGGGACTAAAAGACGAAATTATACTGATAAATATAAACGGAGCTGACCGTCCGGGCGTCACCGCCGCCCTTACCGAAATTCTGGCAAAGAATAATGCTGTCATTCTTGATATCGGTCAGGCTGATATTCACAACAACTTATCATTAGGTATTCTTTTCCAGAGTTGCGGAGGAAATTCAGGTGATATTTTGAAAGAATTACTCTTCAAAAGTTATGAATTGGATGTAAATATTCGTTTTAATCCTATTACAGAAGAAGAATATTCCAAATGGGTGAATATGCAGGGAAAGAACCGGTATATTATAACCATTCTGGGACGTATGCTGACGGCAAAGCAAATAGCGGGTGTCACTCGTATTGTTGCCGACCAGGGAATGAATATCGATGACATCAAACGTCTGACAGGACGTATTCCTTTGGATGAAAACTCACGGACTCCCAAGGCGAGTGTGGAATTTTCCGTTCGCGGCACACCGCGTGATAAAGAGCTGATGAAGGCTGAGTTTATGAAACTCTCCTCCGAACAAGTAATGGATATCTCTTTCCAGGAGGAAAGTATGTATCGCCGTATGCGCCGTCTTATCTGTTTTGATATGGATTCGACCCTGATCGAAACGGAAGTGATCGACGAGTTGGCTATCCGTGCCGGTGTTGGCGACGAGGTGAAGGCTATTACGGAATCGGCTATGCGTGGAGAGATAGATTTCAGCGAAAGTTTCCGGCAACGTTGCGCCTTATTAAAAGGATTGGATGTCTCTGTTATGCAGGATATTGCAGAAAATTTGCCTATCACTGAAGGGGTTGATCGCCTGATGCGTATTCTTAAAAAGGTGGGCTTCAAGATCGCAATCCTTTCCGGGGGATTTACTTATTTCGGAAACTACCTGAAACAGAAATACAATATAGATTATGTATATGCAAACGAGCTTGAAGTGGTAGACGGTAAGTTGACGGGACGCCATATCGGAGATATCGTCGATGGTAAACGGAAAGCTGAATTGCTTCGTTTGATCGCTCAGGTTGAAAATGTGGATATCCGTCAGACCGTAGCGGTTGGTGACGGTGCCAACGACTTGCCTATGATCAGTATAGCCGGTTTGGGCATTGCTTTCCATGCGAAACCAAAAGTAAAAGCAACCGCCAAACAGTCGATTTCAACGATCGGGCTGGACGGAATATTATATTTCCTGGGATACAAAGATTCATATTTGGAAGAACAAATGTAA
- a CDS encoding thioredoxin-like domain-containing protein, with product MKVRAYVLIVTVALATMSSATKEARPTVGTNPGDLAPRIESLGNESNISFQNHSGRYTLLNFWAAYDAESRARNVKLWNEVNKLSSDKIAMYSVSLDEKESIFTETVKADKLSGTKQFREELGKKSELYGKFNLQKGLKNFLIDDKGVIIAANVTPDQLAEVMNKI from the coding sequence ATGAAGGTAAGAGCTTATGTTCTCATTGTAACGGTTGCATTGGCAACAATGTCGTCCGCTACAAAAGAAGCGAGACCTACCGTGGGTACTAATCCTGGTGATCTGGCTCCGAGAATAGAGTCTTTAGGAAATGAAAGTAATATTAGTTTCCAAAATCATTCCGGGCGTTACACGTTGCTGAATTTCTGGGCAGCTTACGATGCTGAATCGCGGGCCCGTAACGTTAAATTATGGAATGAAGTTAATAAACTAAGTTCGGATAAAATTGCCATGTATTCTGTTTCTCTCGACGAGAAAGAATCAATCTTTACCGAGACGGTAAAGGCAGACAAGCTTAGCGGCACAAAGCAATTTCGTGAAGAACTGGGGAAAAAGTCAGAGTTGTATGGAAAGTTTAACCTGCAAAAAGGTTTGAAGAACTTTCTGATAGACGACAAAGGAGTGATCATTGCCGCAAATGTAACTCCGGATCAATTGGCTGAAGTTATGAATAAGATTTAA
- a CDS encoding family 20 glycosylhydrolase has protein sequence MYKQFFAACSLTGALLLSACSPTTPVAHDVSIIPIPKEIKNVNGEFTLKDGMNIGVADKQLLPAANYLSGLLSRATGYIYNVREGDGDISLAVSDIAGQNEGAYTLDVSSGKIQIKGNTYGGVISGIESLRQLLPAEIESPEVVADITWSVPAVRITDAPRFGWRGMMLDVSRHFSTKEEVKELLDMMALYKLNKFHWHLTDDQGWRIEIKKYPLLTEKGAWRTFNSQDRECLRRAKAEDNPDFELPAEKLRITQGDTLYGGFYTQDDIKEIVEYAGVRGIDVIPEVDMPGHMLAAVSNYSGVSCFNETGWGSIFSSPVCPGKDSALEFCKNVYSEIIPLFPYKYVHLGADEVEKTNWKKCPDCQKRMKDNGLKTEEELQAWFVHNMEKFFNENGKEMIGWDEILEGGLSPTATIMWWRTWHPQSVPDATAQGNHAILSPNANFYFDYQQDKNSLPGVYNFNPMLESLNDAQKALIMGIQANLWCEWIPSFERVQYMIMPRMMAMAELAWSDPSVKSWDGFKERMVKQFPRLNIMNVNYRMPDLEGFNNTNAFIGEGTVTITCLDPSAEIHYTTDGSIPTLESPQYTEPIKVTETTDFTFRTFRPNGKKGDIVKTRYIKSEYAPAVEATPSKKGLQAVWHEFKGNKCADIEKAPVNGTYEVSEVTIPADVKGNIGLVVSGYFNAPEDGIYTFNLMSDDGSTLTIDGEMVVDNDGPHSPREVVGQKALAKGLHPIQVKYFDSNGGLLQLKVLTADGKEIPVNADMFVY, from the coding sequence ATGTACAAACAATTTTTTGCAGCTTGTTCCCTTACCGGAGCATTATTGCTGAGTGCATGTTCGCCCACAACGCCTGTGGCACATGATGTATCTATTATTCCTATCCCCAAAGAGATCAAGAATGTCAATGGCGAGTTCACTTTGAAAGACGGCATGAATATCGGTGTTGCCGACAAGCAATTATTACCGGCAGCCAACTATCTTTCCGGCCTGTTATCCCGTGCAACCGGCTATATATATAATGTACGCGAAGGAGATGGCGACATTTCCCTTGCAGTCAGTGATATTGCAGGGCAAAACGAAGGAGCCTATACTTTGGATGTGTCTTCCGGTAAAATTCAGATCAAAGGAAATACGTATGGCGGCGTAATCTCCGGTATCGAATCGCTTCGCCAGCTTCTTCCGGCAGAGATCGAATCACCGGAAGTTGTAGCGGATATTACCTGGAGTGTTCCGGCCGTCCGGATCACAGACGCACCGCGTTTCGGTTGGAGAGGGATGATGCTGGATGTTTCACGTCATTTCTCAACGAAAGAAGAAGTGAAAGAATTGCTCGATATGATGGCTCTCTATAAGCTGAACAAATTCCACTGGCATCTGACCGACGACCAGGGTTGGCGTATCGAAATAAAGAAATATCCGTTGCTTACGGAAAAAGGAGCCTGGCGTACCTTTAACAGCCAGGACCGCGAATGCCTGAGACGGGCTAAAGCGGAGGATAATCCGGACTTTGAATTGCCGGCAGAGAAGCTGCGCATTACACAAGGTGATACTTTGTACGGAGGTTTCTATACCCAGGATGATATCAAAGAGATCGTGGAATATGCCGGCGTTCGTGGTATCGACGTAATTCCTGAAGTGGATATGCCAGGGCACATGCTGGCTGCTGTAAGCAACTATTCAGGTGTTTCCTGTTTCAATGAAACTGGCTGGGGATCTATTTTTTCGTCGCCGGTTTGTCCGGGTAAAGACTCGGCCCTCGAGTTTTGTAAAAATGTTTACAGCGAAATAATCCCTCTTTTCCCTTATAAATATGTCCATCTGGGTGCGGATGAAGTGGAAAAGACAAACTGGAAGAAATGTCCGGATTGTCAGAAACGGATGAAGGATAACGGGCTGAAAACAGAAGAAGAGTTGCAGGCCTGGTTCGTTCATAATATGGAAAAATTCTTCAACGAGAACGGAAAAGAGATGATCGGTTGGGATGAAATCCTGGAAGGCGGACTTTCTCCGACGGCAACAATTATGTGGTGGCGTACCTGGCATCCGCAATCGGTTCCTGATGCAACGGCACAAGGCAACCATGCTATTCTTTCACCGAACGCTAATTTCTACTTCGATTACCAACAGGATAAAAATTCACTGCCGGGCGTTTACAACTTCAATCCGATGCTCGAGTCGCTGAATGATGCACAAAAGGCTTTGATCATGGGTATTCAGGCTAATCTGTGGTGTGAATGGATTCCGTCGTTCGAACGGGTACAGTATATGATTATGCCCCGTATGATGGCAATGGCCGAACTGGCATGGAGCGATCCTTCCGTAAAGAGCTGGGACGGTTTCAAAGAAAGAATGGTGAAACAGTTTCCGCGCCTGAACATCATGAATGTAAATTATCGTATGCCGGACCTGGAAGGTTTCAACAACACGAATGCTTTCATTGGCGAAGGAACTGTTACGATAACCTGTCTTGATCCAAGTGCGGAAATTCATTATACAACCGACGGCAGTATCCCGACATTGGAATCTCCGCAGTATACAGAACCGATCAAGGTAACGGAAACAACCGACTTTACCTTCCGCACTTTCCGTCCGAACGGGAAGAAAGGCGATATCGTAAAGACCCGTTATATCAAGAGCGAGTATGCTCCGGCTGTAGAAGCAACTCCTTCAAAGAAAGGTTTGCAGGCGGTATGGCATGAGTTCAAAGGCAATAAATGTGCAGATATTGAAAAGGCTCCGGTCAATGGCACTTATGAAGTGTCTGAAGTAACTATTCCGGCAGATGTAAAAGGTAATATCGGTCTGGTTGTATCCGGTTATTTCAATGCTCCTGAAGATGGTATTTACACCTTCAACCTGATGTCCGACGATGGCAGTACGCTGACGATCGACGGGGAAATGGTTGTCGATAATGACGGCCCTCATTCTCCGCGTGAAGTGGTAGGCCAGAAAGCATTAGCGAAAGGTTTGCATCCGATTCAGGTGAAATACTTCGACAGCAACGGCGGCCTGCTTCAATTGAAGGTACTGACTGCCGATGGTAAAGAAATACCTGTTAATGCTGATATGTTTGTTTATTAA